ATCGTGTCCTGCATCTCCCACGAGTACGGCCCGAACGCGTGGAACACCGCGTCCGTGCCGCTGAAGCTCACCGCGAGGATGTCCGGCACGTCGTCCTTGCCCAGGCCCTCGCCCTCCAGCGCCGCCTTCGCCGCCTGCACCAGCAGGTCATGCGAGTACCCCGACACCGCGAACGCCCGGTACGACGCCGGCCCGGGGGCCTGCTGCCCGCCCTTCAGCGCATGGGGAAAGACGCGCCCCATGCCGTAGGCCTCCGGCTCCATGGGGCGGTCGTCCTCGCCGATGTACTCGGCGCGCGGACGCAAGAGCTCCCACGTCTTGCTGAACGCCGCGTCCGGCAGCTTGCGCGCGTTGAACGCCTGCATCCACGCGGGCTCCGCCTTCGCGTACCAGGTGCTCGTCACCATCCGCCCCGTCGCCTCGTCGAACCACCAGGCCTGGCCCTGGCGCCCGGCCAGCGGGATGGCCGCCCGCGACTTGTACGACAGCGCCACCACCTTGCCCCGGCCCTGCGTGGACACGCGCAGCCGGTCCGCCAGCGTCTCCGCCATCAGGTTCACCGGGCTGGTGTCCGACCCCGCGGGCGTCTCCCCGTTCAGCACCGGGTGCGTCGGGTCCGTGTAGACCTGGACCGCCTGCCCGGCCGCGCGGTCGTAGATGTCGTTGTCCACGATGCCGTGGCGCCAGGGGTTCGCGCCCGTGGCCAGCGTCGCGTGCCCCGGCGCCGTCCGGGCCTCCGCGTAGGCGTACCGGGCGTAGGGGTAGTACGCGCCCGTGGAGAGCAGCCGGCCCAGGCCCCCCGTGAGGCGCGGACGGTTTCTGAGCAGGACGTCGCTGCCCATGGCGTCCACGCTGATGAATAGCGTGAGCTTCGGGGCCTTGGCGGAGGCGGGCAGGGCGAACAGGACGAGGAGGGCGGCAATCAGGCGCGACATGGTGCGGCAGCCTCTCCGGCCGGATGAACAGAAGCAACCAACATGCGCGCCCACCGCTTGGACACGTCACCCCGCCCTGATATGGGCGCCTCAATGGTCGAGGCACGGCTGCGCGTCATCTACGGCGACACGGATCAGATGGGGGTCGTCTACTACGCGAACTACTTCCGCTACTTCGAGTTCGCCCGCAGCGAGTTCTTCCGCGCCCACGGAGGCAGCTACCGCGAACTGGAGAGCACCGGGCTGCTCCTGCCCGTGGTGGAGGCCAGCGCCCATTACAAGGCGTCCGCGCGCTACGACGACATGCTCCTCATCCGCACCACCCTGGGAGAGTTGCGCCGCGCGTCACTCGTGTTCACCTACCAGCTGCTGCGCGACGGTGACTCCCCCACGCTCCTGTGCACCGGCCGCACCCTGCACGCCTGCGTGGGGCGCGACGGCAAACCGCAGCGGCTGCCCGAAGCCATCGCCCGCCTGAAGTCCGCGGACGACTCCGACATCTGACTTTTTCCCTTCCCGAATTCCCGAACGAGGAGCACCCGACAATGGATCGCAACCTGGCAATGGAGGTCGTGCGCGTCACCGAGATGGCGGCCATCGCCTCCGCCCGGCTCATGGGCCGCGGCAACAAGGACGAGTCCGACCAGGCCGCCGTGGACGCGATGCGCCGCGCCTTCGACGCGCTGAACATCGACGGCACGGTCGTCATCGGTGAGGGCGAGCGCGACGAGGCGCCCATGCTCTACATCGGTGAGCGCGTGGGCGCCCGCGCCGCTGGCGCCCCCGAGGTGGACATCGCCCTGGACCCGCTGGAGGGCACCAACCTGTGCGCCTACGGCCGCCCGGGCTCCATCTCCGTCGTGGCCATGTCCAGCCACGGCGGCCTGCTCAACGCGCCCGACACGTACATGGAGAAGATCGCCGTGGGCCCGCGCGCCAGGGGCGCCATCGACCTGACGAAGTCCCCCACGGAGAACCTGCGCTCCATCGCGGAGCGCATGAAGCTCTACGTGGAGGACCTCACGGTCATGATTTTGGACCGCGAGCGCCACGCCGACCTCATCAAGGAGGTCCGCGCCGCGGGCGCGCGCGTGCGCCTCATCGAGGACGGTGACGTGGCGGGCGCCATCGCCACCTGCTTCGAGGGCTCCGGCGTGGACGTGCTCATGGGCATCGGCGGCGCGCCCGAAGGCGTCATCGCCGCGGCCGCCATTCGCGCCACCGGTGGTGACATGCAGGGGCGGCTGGTGCCTCGCAACCAGGGCGAAATCGAGCGCGCCAAGAAGATGGGCATCACCGACATCCACAAGATCTACGCCGCGGAGGAGCTGGCCCGCGGCGAGGTGATGTTCGCGGCCACGGGCGTGACGAGCGGCGACTTCCTCAAGGGCGTGCGCTTCTTCGGCGGCGGCTGTGAGACGCACTCCGTCGTCATGCGCAGCAAGACGGGCACCGTCCGCTTCATCCAGTCCGTCCACAAGTTCGACAAGAAGCCGGGCTACGCGCCGTAAGCTGTCCGTCAGCCTCGTCCCTCACTCCACCGGAGACACCGCCATGGCCGGCGCCACGCGCACCATCACCATCAACGCTCCCGTCGAGAAGGTCTTCGACATCATCACGAACTACGACCGCTACGCGGAGTTCCTCCCGGAGGTGAAGAAGGTCTCCACCTCCCAGCGCCAGGGGAACACCGTCCAGGTGCACTACGAGGTCGATGTGGTGAAGCGCATCAAGTACACCATCCGCGTCACCGAGGAGCGCCCCAAGCGCATGTCCTGGACCTTCGTCGAGGGCGAGGTGATGAAGGACAACAAGGGCAGCTGGACGCTGGAGCCCGAGGGCGAAGGCAAGACGCGCGCGACCTACAACGTGGAGATGGCCCTGGGCGCCCTCATCCCCAAGGCCATCATCAACACCCTGACGGAGACCCAGCTCCCCAAGATGCTGGAGGCCTTCAAGCGCCGCGCGGAAGCGGCCTGACGGCCTGCGTCGGCGCCTTTCGTCGACGGCCTTCGTCACCGCTGACGTTCCGCGTCAGGTCTCCGCCCGCCTGCCTGTCATCCCGTACGGTCCGTGCCGTGCAAGGGAGCAGGAGGGCGGGCGGGCCCTTTTCGGCTGGAGCCGTGCCACGCAGGGGGAGGGGGGCCACCTGAAATGAGTCGTGTTGCGGCGCGCGGCGGGCGCATTAGGATCA
The sequence above is drawn from the Corallococcus sp. NCRR genome and encodes:
- a CDS encoding alkaline phosphatase family protein; protein product: MSRLIAALLVLFALPASAKAPKLTLFISVDAMGSDVLLRNRPRLTGGLGRLLSTGAYYPYARYAYAEARTAPGHATLATGANPWRHGIVDNDIYDRAAGQAVQVYTDPTHPVLNGETPAGSDTSPVNLMAETLADRLRVSTQGRGKVVALSYKSRAAIPLAGRQGQAWWFDEATGRMVTSTWYAKAEPAWMQAFNARKLPDAAFSKTWELLRPRAEYIGEDDRPMEPEAYGMGRVFPHALKGGQQAPGPASYRAFAVSGYSHDLLVQAAKAALEGEGLGKDDVPDILAVSFSGTDAVFHAFGPYSWEMQDTMLRLDVAMGELIAAAERAAGGKANLVIALSADHGGAEIPEAWAQAGVPAARLNPVEAAKGLAQELKAKFNVDVTVKLLELDVYLGGKALESGQVDAVAVRRAAAAWLAKQPYAVWAVAKDDLDTAPDEGGLMAAMRRGYYPVRSGDVLFMAKPFQVVSDYPRGTNHGTPYSYDTQVPVVFAGKGVKPGLYLEEINPVDVAPTLSALLEMGMPASAEGKPRVEALTGAR
- a CDS encoding acyl-CoA thioesterase → MVEARLRVIYGDTDQMGVVYYANYFRYFEFARSEFFRAHGGSYRELESTGLLLPVVEASAHYKASARYDDMLLIRTTLGELRRASLVFTYQLLRDGDSPTLLCTGRTLHACVGRDGKPQRLPEAIARLKSADDSDI
- the glpX gene encoding class II fructose-bisphosphatase, with amino-acid sequence MDRNLAMEVVRVTEMAAIASARLMGRGNKDESDQAAVDAMRRAFDALNIDGTVVIGEGERDEAPMLYIGERVGARAAGAPEVDIALDPLEGTNLCAYGRPGSISVVAMSSHGGLLNAPDTYMEKIAVGPRARGAIDLTKSPTENLRSIAERMKLYVEDLTVMILDRERHADLIKEVRAAGARVRLIEDGDVAGAIATCFEGSGVDVLMGIGGAPEGVIAAAAIRATGGDMQGRLVPRNQGEIERAKKMGITDIHKIYAAEELARGEVMFAATGVTSGDFLKGVRFFGGGCETHSVVMRSKTGTVRFIQSVHKFDKKPGYAP
- a CDS encoding type II toxin-antitoxin system RatA family toxin, which produces MAGATRTITINAPVEKVFDIITNYDRYAEFLPEVKKVSTSQRQGNTVQVHYEVDVVKRIKYTIRVTEERPKRMSWTFVEGEVMKDNKGSWTLEPEGEGKTRATYNVEMALGALIPKAIINTLTETQLPKMLEAFKRRAEAA